From one Gemella morbillorum genomic stretch:
- the srtB gene encoding class B sortase, LPKTxAVK-specific, producing the protein MKKVFNFKKIFSTLLLAIALVVSAVSVSGCSKDDNSNSNSSQATYKVSAEEKEYLTKRFADLSKINNEVVAYVYAPGTKLDEPVVQTNDNETYLDKTFEGKMVPYLGTVFMDADNNKNFGDRLTWLFGHARGSKVGDNRMFNDVNFYDKQEFMDQHKYVVIETPERKYYYEVAFLTIVPETTSFYRLDFENDEDFLKQLTNVKKDARTKNDNVQLKGNDKYLVLSTCREEDETIRSNLYLRLIPDNEMNDFLAKHKDDLKYVATR; encoded by the coding sequence ATGAAAAAAGTATTTAATTTTAAAAAGATTTTTTCTACCTTACTATTAGCAATTGCTTTGGTGGTTTCTGCTGTATCTGTATCAGGATGTAGTAAAGACGATAATTCTAATTCAAATTCATCACAAGCAACGTATAAAGTAAGCGCAGAAGAAAAAGAATATTTAACAAAACGTTTTGCTGATTTATCTAAGATTAATAATGAAGTAGTGGCGTACGTTTATGCTCCAGGAACAAAATTAGATGAGCCTGTTGTTCAAACTAATGATAACGAAACATATTTAGATAAAACTTTTGAAGGGAAAATGGTTCCTTACCTAGGTACAGTATTTATGGATGCTGATAATAATAAAAACTTTGGTGACAGATTAACTTGGTTATTTGGTCACGCGCGTGGAAGTAAGGTTGGAGACAATCGTATGTTTAATGACGTGAATTTTTATGATAAACAAGAGTTTATGGATCAGCACAAATATGTTGTGATTGAGACTCCAGAAAGAAAATATTATTATGAAGTAGCGTTCTTAACAATTGTTCCAGAAACAACATCATTTTACCGTTTAGATTTCGAAAATGATGAAGATTTCCTAAAACAATTAACAAATGTTAAGAAAGATGCTAGAACTAAAAATGATAATGTCCAATTAAAAGGAAATGATAAGTATCTTGTATTGTCAACTTGCCGTGAAGAAGATGAAACAATTCGTTCAAATCTATATCTTCGTCTAATCCCAGATAATGAAATGAATGATTTCTTGGCAAAACACAAAGATGATCTTAAATATGTAGCAACAAGATAA
- a CDS encoding heavy metal-binding domain-containing protein, with protein MIITTTQDVPGMEIVEYKGLATGEVVAGINFIKDIGAGLRNFFGGRSQGYEDEIIQARLLALKELEERAEAMGANAVIGIRIDFDGLGNNGSNMLLVTVTGTAVVVR; from the coding sequence ATGATAATTACAACAACACAAGATGTTCCAGGTATGGAAATAGTGGAGTATAAAGGACTTGCTACTGGGGAAGTAGTAGCTGGAATTAACTTTATAAAAGATATTGGAGCAGGTCTTCGTAATTTTTTTGGAGGACGTTCTCAAGGATATGAAGATGAAATTATTCAAGCGCGACTTCTAGCATTAAAAGAATTAGAAGAGCGAGCAGAGGCTATGGGAGCGAATGCTGTTATTGGGATAAGAATTGATTTTGATGGTCTTGGAAATAACGGAAGTAACATGTTGCTTGTTACTGTAACAGGAACAGCAGTAGTTGTTAGATAA
- a CDS encoding lipoate--protein ligase, producing MIYIESKSNDPRYNTALELYAFNELAKKDDVFMLWINSPCIVVGKNQNTTEEVNQRFCEDNDIKIVRRVSGGGAVYHDLNNLNYTIISNGRSGEEFDFKSFSQPVIDALASLGVKAEFTGRNDLEIDGQKFCGNAQYVRSGRIMHHGCLMFDVDTSVLANALKVSKDKIESKGIKSVRSRVTNIKNHLPNQEMTVADFVVALKKYMSEKYEMTDFVATEEDEKAILAIQEEKNNSWDWVYGKNPDFNIKRNRRLKTGKIEANIMVEQGAITSIKFFGDFFGVMDVEDIAKKLVGVKYQKEDIQKVLEQIDINSYFLGATLEEVIDILVD from the coding sequence ATGATATATATAGAATCAAAAAGTAATGATCCACGCTACAATACAGCGTTAGAGCTTTATGCATTTAATGAGCTTGCTAAGAAAGATGATGTTTTTATGTTATGGATAAATTCACCATGTATAGTAGTAGGTAAAAACCAAAATACAACAGAAGAAGTTAACCAAAGATTCTGTGAAGACAATGATATAAAAATAGTTCGTCGTGTAAGTGGTGGAGGAGCTGTCTATCATGATTTAAATAATTTGAATTATACTATTATTTCTAATGGACGCAGCGGAGAAGAGTTTGATTTTAAATCATTTTCACAACCAGTTATAGATGCATTGGCTTCATTAGGCGTAAAAGCTGAGTTTACAGGACGTAATGACCTTGAAATAGACGGACAAAAATTCTGTGGAAATGCACAATATGTTCGTTCAGGACGTATTATGCATCATGGATGTTTAATGTTTGATGTTGATACTTCAGTATTAGCAAATGCTTTAAAAGTATCAAAAGATAAAATTGAGTCAAAAGGTATCAAATCAGTTCGTTCAAGAGTTACAAACATTAAAAATCACTTACCTAATCAAGAAATGACAGTAGCAGATTTCGTAGTAGCACTTAAAAAATATATGAGTGAAAAATATGAAATGACTGACTTTGTTGCTACTGAAGAAGATGAAAAAGCTATTTTAGCAATACAAGAAGAAAAAAACAACTCTTGGGATTGGGTATATGGAAAAAATCCAGATTTCAATATTAAGCGTAATAGAAGGCTTAAAACAGGTAAAATTGAAGCTAACATTATGGTAGAGCAAGGTGCTATTACGAGTATTAAGTTCTTTGGAGATTTCTTTGGAGTGATGGATGTTGAAGATATTGCTAAGAAATTGGTAGGGGTAAAATACCAAAAAGAAGATATTCAGAAAGTACTAGAGCAAATAGATATCAATTCATACTTCTTAGGAGCAACACTAGAAGAGGTAATAGATATTCTAGTTGACTAA
- the trpS gene encoding tryptophan--tRNA ligase — translation MTKIILTGDRPTGKLHLGHYVGSLKNRVALQNEKDTDIFIMIADQQALTDNADNPEKVIQNITEVALDYLAVGIDPTKSTVFIQSQIPQLAELYMYYMNLVTVSRLQRNPTVKQEINDKKFGESIPAGFFTYPVSQAADITAFKATHVPVGEDQKPMLEQTREIVRDFNRTYNKEVLVLPEIVLPPKNHARLVGIDGQGKMSKSLNNGIYLGDSEENIKAKIMKMYTDPNHIRVEDPGQVEGNVVFTYLDIFDPRTDEVAELKEHYRRGGLGDMKLKRRLNEVMQEYLRPIRERREEFAKDKAEVYNMLKAGSEKAEKVAAATLDDVKDAMGINYFKK, via the coding sequence ATGACGAAAATTATTTTAACTGGTGATAGACCAACTGGAAAACTTCATTTAGGTCACTATGTTGGCTCTTTAAAAAACAGAGTTGCTTTACAAAATGAAAAAGATACCGATATTTTTATTATGATTGCCGATCAACAAGCTCTTACTGATAATGCTGATAACCCTGAAAAAGTTATTCAAAACATTACAGAAGTTGCTTTAGACTATTTAGCTGTTGGTATTGATCCAACTAAGTCTACTGTCTTTATTCAATCACAAATTCCACAGCTTGCTGAATTGTATATGTATTATATGAACTTAGTAACAGTATCAAGACTTCAACGTAACCCTACTGTTAAACAAGAAATAAATGATAAAAAATTCGGAGAAAGCATACCTGCTGGATTCTTCACTTATCCAGTTAGTCAAGCAGCTGACATAACTGCATTTAAAGCTACGCACGTGCCAGTAGGAGAAGATCAAAAACCTATGCTTGAACAAACACGTGAAATTGTTAGAGACTTCAATAGAACTTATAACAAAGAAGTTCTTGTCCTTCCGGAAATAGTACTTCCTCCAAAAAATCACGCACGTCTTGTAGGAATCGACGGACAAGGTAAGATGAGCAAAAGTCTTAACAATGGTATCTATCTAGGAGATAGTGAAGAAAATATCAAAGCTAAAATCATGAAAATGTACACTGATCCTAATCACATTCGTGTTGAAGATCCTGGGCAAGTTGAAGGAAATGTTGTCTTCACATACTTAGATATTTTTGATCCACGTACTGACGAAGTAGCTGAACTAAAAGAACACTACAGACGTGGTGGCCTTGGCGATATGAAACTTAAACGACGTCTTAACGAAGTTATGCAAGAGTACTTACGCCCAATTAGAGAGCGTCGCGAGGAATTCGCAAAAGATAAAGCTGAAGTATATAATATGCTAAAAGCTGGTAGTGAAAAAGCAGAAAAAGTTGCTGCTGCTACACTTGATGATGTAAAAGATGCAATGGGAATTAATTATTTTAAAAAATAA
- a CDS encoding DNA/RNA non-specific endonuclease, with translation MAKRRKKQFSLFSIISILIIILISLIISRYTFNKGNSTTSFQETSTIPQDVIKSLTAPSENEANDNTKYKILNNNNPYFSKEDLSTTSFENYSPLDSLGRVGQANGIIGVELMPTDRRGEIAHIRPSGWQSNRGSHIYDRCHLIAFQLAGENDNNRNLMTGTRFMNLNMIPFENEVADYVKKTKKHVRYRVTPVFKDNDLVAQGVIMEAMSVEDNGASVKYNVFIYNFQKGVVIDYKTGKYTTK, from the coding sequence ATGGCTAAAAGAAGAAAAAAACAGTTTTCTCTATTCTCAATAATTTCAATTTTAATAATTATTCTTATCTCACTTATCATAAGTCGATATACCTTTAATAAAGGTAATTCTACTACGTCATTCCAAGAAACATCAACTATTCCTCAAGATGTTATTAAGTCACTAACTGCTCCAAGTGAAAATGAAGCAAATGATAATACTAAATATAAGATTTTAAACAATAACAATCCATATTTTAGTAAAGAGGATTTATCTACAACATCTTTTGAAAATTACAGTCCACTAGATAGTCTAGGACGTGTCGGACAAGCCAATGGCATTATTGGTGTAGAACTTATGCCTACTGATCGTCGTGGAGAAATAGCACATATTCGTCCTAGTGGTTGGCAAAGTAACAGAGGTAGTCATATCTATGATCGTTGTCACCTTATTGCATTTCAACTAGCTGGCGAAAATGATAATAATAGAAATTTAATGACTGGAACAAGATTTATGAATCTCAACATGATTCCTTTTGAAAATGAAGTTGCAGATTATGTTAAAAAAACAAAAAAACATGTTCGTTATCGTGTTACTCCTGTATTTAAAGATAACGATCTTGTTGCTCAAGGCGTTATTATGGAAGCTATGTCTGTAGAAGATAACGGAGCAAGTGTAAAGTACAATGTCTTTATCTACAACTTCCAAAAAGGGGTAGTAATTGATTATAAAACTGGAAAATATACTACAAAATAA